One window of uncultured Trichococcus sp. genomic DNA carries:
- a CDS encoding CpaF family protein: protein MNLGTYGNFSFSGITNAEEKEESQSGLVKRRRDLDELAYEVLQIVIDQLPPTKEADDISEQKKTQEKINDIISNIIFEQKRHLSYADKQKVNQAVMNEVYQFGPISDLLSDDTITEIMVNGPLDIFVERKGKIIKTENEFRDDKHVMHIIDKIISPLGRRVDESSPLVDARLPDGSRVNIIIPPLAVKGPSITIRKFSKDPLTTNDLITFGALNGDIAEFLRLCVKGRINVLVSGGTGSGKTTLLNVLSSYIPEDERIVTIEDAAEVQLQQAHVVTLESRPANIEGNGRITIRDLVVNSLRMRPDRIIVGEVRGGEALDMLQAMNTGHDGSLTTIHANSPRDSLSRLETMVMMSGVELPSRAIREQVASAIDLIIQVERMVDGSRKVTKISEIIGLEGEIVTLQDIFLFHQMGFDEHGNVKGKHKATGIMPNFMEKIKAHGENIPPSLFKPVGTPNMDPFRKGM from the coding sequence ATGAATCTGGGCACATACGGAAATTTCAGTTTCTCAGGGATAACGAATGCAGAAGAAAAAGAAGAAAGCCAAAGCGGCCTTGTGAAAAGAAGACGTGATTTGGATGAATTGGCCTATGAAGTGCTTCAGATCGTCATCGATCAGCTTCCGCCCACAAAGGAAGCGGATGATATCTCGGAGCAGAAAAAGACGCAAGAAAAAATCAACGATATCATCAGCAATATCATCTTTGAACAAAAGCGCCACCTGTCATATGCCGACAAGCAAAAAGTGAACCAGGCTGTCATGAATGAGGTCTATCAGTTCGGACCGATCAGTGATCTGCTGAGTGATGACACCATCACGGAAATTATGGTCAATGGGCCCTTGGATATCTTCGTTGAGAGAAAAGGGAAAATAATCAAAACAGAGAATGAGTTCCGGGATGACAAACATGTCATGCACATCATCGACAAAATCATTTCGCCATTGGGAAGACGGGTGGATGAAAGTTCGCCTTTAGTGGATGCGCGCCTACCGGACGGATCACGGGTGAACATCATTATCCCGCCATTGGCAGTCAAAGGACCCTCCATCACGATCCGAAAATTTTCCAAGGATCCTTTGACGACGAATGATCTTATCACATTTGGAGCCTTAAATGGCGACATTGCCGAATTCCTGCGTCTCTGCGTAAAAGGCCGGATCAATGTCTTGGTTTCAGGTGGAACTGGCTCCGGGAAGACGACTTTGCTGAATGTGCTCTCCAGCTACATTCCCGAAGATGAACGGATCGTCACCATCGAGGATGCGGCCGAGGTGCAACTCCAGCAAGCGCATGTCGTAACGTTGGAGTCCCGCCCAGCGAATATCGAGGGCAACGGCAGAATCACCATCCGGGACCTCGTCGTCAACTCGTTACGGATGCGTCCGGATCGGATCATCGTCGGCGAGGTCCGCGGCGGGGAAGCGTTGGATATGCTGCAGGCAATGAATACCGGTCATGATGGATCGTTGACGACCATCCATGCGAATTCGCCGCGGGACAGTCTTTCCCGCCTGGAAACGATGGTGATGATGTCGGGTGTTGAATTGCCATCCCGGGCGATCCGCGAACAAGTCGCTTCAGCCATCGACTTGATTATCCAGGTTGAACGCATGGTGGACGGCAGCCGCAAGGTAACCAAAATCAGCGAAATCATCGGTCTGGAAGGAGAAATCGTCACTTTGCAGGATATTTTCCTTTTCCATCAAATGGGTTTCGATGAACACGGGAATGTAAAAGGGAAGCATAAAGCGACCGGCATCATGCCTAACTTTATGGAAAAAATAAAGGCGCACGGGGAGAACATTCCGCCTAGCCTCTTTAAACCGGTTGGCACGCCAAACATGGACCCTTTCAGAAAGGGGATGTAA
- a CDS encoding TadE/TadG family type IV pilus assembly protein, which produces MEILLRLKRSQKGQALVEFALVLPVLLVLVLGSIDVGWLLYAKISATAAARETARAVSVLDATEFASAKAKGFVDEKKTPVPGTETFVILPPTYSEGAQLTVTVTTYVSPLVGFLPTSIIPDSVEIVSEVSMRLE; this is translated from the coding sequence TTGGAAATTTTATTAAGGTTAAAAAGAAGCCAGAAAGGGCAAGCGCTTGTGGAATTTGCCTTGGTGCTCCCAGTCCTGTTGGTTTTAGTTTTGGGATCCATCGATGTCGGATGGTTATTGTATGCAAAAATATCAGCCACAGCTGCAGCACGAGAAACGGCTCGAGCAGTATCTGTTCTTGATGCCACAGAATTTGCCAGCGCCAAAGCCAAAGGTTTTGTGGATGAGAAAAAGACCCCGGTTCCGGGTACTGAGACATTTGTTATACTGCCTCCCACCTATTCTGAAGGAGCGCAATTGACTGTCACGGTGACAACATATGTTTCGCCATTAGTTGGTTTTTTACCGACTTCAATTATCCCCGATTCTGTCGAAATCGTAAGCGAAGTCAGTATGCGTCTTGAATAA
- a CDS encoding type II secretion system F family protein: protein MTTLLIFFIFMTVLLIFYSVYLLLFEQRSTIKNRLKQTGKSLDEYHQDQERNQKGLLKSILQKAIRFAEGSNYYARIKTKLLQAYIKMKPIEFIEISFMAGLFLGMLMWLSSENPLLALFGLALGFRVPELLLESIRKKRAKQLNDQLPQALSLISNGLRAGFSFSQAMAVVGREMEAPIADEFAKVLRDNSYGKNMDEALLELGKRTDDEDLDIFITTLLIHLQVGGDLSEILDTISETIRERVKLKGDIRTMTAQSQMSAVVIGILPIAIAAVMFVLNPSYIGSLFSDPLGLMMVGIATGMMLLGAFLLTRIVKVKI from the coding sequence ATGACAACGTTGCTGATATTTTTTATCTTCATGACGGTATTGCTTATTTTCTATTCAGTTTATTTATTGCTTTTCGAACAGCGCTCCACAATCAAAAACCGCTTGAAACAAACCGGCAAATCGCTCGATGAATACCATCAGGACCAGGAAAGAAATCAAAAAGGTCTGCTGAAGAGCATCCTCCAAAAAGCAATCCGTTTTGCGGAGGGATCGAACTACTATGCGCGAATCAAGACCAAACTGCTGCAGGCATACATCAAGATGAAACCGATCGAGTTCATCGAAATATCGTTTATGGCCGGGCTGTTTCTGGGTATGTTGATGTGGCTGAGTTCAGAAAATCCACTCCTGGCGTTGTTCGGACTTGCGTTGGGCTTCCGGGTGCCGGAACTGCTTTTGGAATCGATCCGTAAGAAGCGGGCAAAACAGTTGAATGACCAACTGCCGCAAGCACTTAGCCTGATTTCCAATGGGCTGCGGGCGGGTTTCAGCTTTTCGCAGGCGATGGCCGTTGTTGGCCGTGAGATGGAGGCACCGATAGCGGATGAATTCGCGAAAGTGTTGCGCGACAATTCTTATGGAAAAAATATGGATGAAGCTTTGCTGGAACTGGGCAAACGGACAGACGACGAGGATTTGGACATCTTCATCACGACGTTGCTGATCCATCTGCAGGTCGGAGGGGATCTTTCCGAAATATTGGACACGATTTCGGAGACGATCCGGGAACGCGTCAAATTGAAAGGCGATATCCGCACGATGACTGCCCAAAGCCAGATGTCGGCTGTCGTTATCGGCATCCTTCCGATTGCGATTGCAGCCGTGATGTTTGTCCTCAACCCGAGCTATATCGGATCGCTCTTTTCAGATCCGCTGGGTTTGATGATGGTAGGGATTGCAACGGGGATGATGCTTTTAGGAGCTTTCTTGCTGACTAGGATTGTGAAAGTGAAAATATAG
- a CDS encoding AAA family ATPase, with protein MKLLLLADSETERLEITEMLKNIDYINLAGDSIDENKTWESLERATVDILLMGSSFNGSRYAFSEKVSNQFPHTSIIMVEQELLEETMHNALFAGAKDVLIKPIDPEKLMNSIYRIHQLQERNVVTKSDTPQKKIRKRELGQVYTVFSTKGGVGKTFVSINLAASLAKNPEKRVVLVDLDLDFGNAALALNLYPKFTITDVIDDIRHMDSDLIESYLIPHESGIKVLPANLQPNMNDFINAEHIHVILEALRESFDYVVVDMPGRFVETIMPALALADQLLVITTPELSAVRNIKVLLVTLKDLNFPQSKIRIVLNKEDLRGEIKKNDVETTLNKKVDASIGLDYHRVLSSLNRGVPLVYEYPKNTLSKNFEKMCAKFIQDELLKA; from the coding sequence ATGAAATTATTATTATTGGCGGACTCGGAAACCGAACGTCTGGAAATCACGGAGATGCTGAAAAATATCGACTACATAAACTTGGCCGGCGATTCCATCGATGAGAACAAGACCTGGGAATCATTGGAACGTGCAACGGTTGACATCCTTTTGATGGGATCAAGCTTTAACGGTTCAAGGTATGCTTTTTCGGAGAAAGTGTCGAACCAGTTTCCACATACCAGCATCATCATGGTTGAACAGGAACTCTTAGAAGAGACGATGCACAATGCCCTGTTTGCAGGAGCCAAAGATGTCTTGATCAAACCAATCGATCCGGAAAAATTAATGAATTCTATTTATCGTATCCATCAATTGCAAGAACGCAACGTCGTCACGAAGTCAGATACCCCTCAGAAGAAAATTCGAAAGAGGGAATTAGGCCAAGTGTATACGGTCTTCAGCACCAAAGGCGGTGTCGGAAAAACTTTCGTCTCGATCAACTTGGCGGCTTCCCTGGCGAAAAACCCAGAAAAACGCGTGGTTCTGGTCGATCTGGATTTGGACTTCGGTAATGCGGCACTTGCTTTGAACCTTTATCCGAAATTCACCATTACGGATGTCATCGATGATATCCGCCACATGGACAGTGATCTGATCGAAAGCTATCTCATCCCGCATGAATCAGGAATCAAAGTTTTACCTGCGAATCTGCAGCCGAACATGAACGACTTTATCAACGCTGAACATATTCATGTCATCCTTGAAGCCTTAAGGGAATCGTTCGATTACGTTGTCGTCGATATGCCCGGCAGATTCGTCGAAACGATCATGCCCGCGTTGGCTTTGGCTGATCAACTTCTAGTCATCACCACCCCTGAACTCTCCGCTGTCCGCAACATCAAAGTGTTGCTGGTCACCTTGAAAGACCTCAATTTTCCACAATCAAAAATCCGGATTGTCCTGAACAAAGAAGATTTAAGAGGGGAAATCAAGAAAAATGACGTGGAGACGACCCTTAACAAAAAGGTTGATGCTTCCATCGGCTTGGATTACCACCGAGTGTTGTCCTCCTTGAATAGAGGGGTACCGCTGGTTTACGAGTATCCGAAAAATACACTGTCCAAAAATTTTGAAAAAATGTGCGCGAAATTTATTCAGGATGAGTTGTTGAAGGCCTGA
- a CDS encoding Flp family type IVb pilin, protein MEIMKRLVREEEGQGIVEYALVLGVISIAAIAFGPNLVEAIKAAYNDVIAELGGVAIPD, encoded by the coding sequence ATGGAAATCATGAAAAGATTGGTTCGCGAAGAAGAAGGACAAGGTATTGTTGAGTATGCTTTGGTGTTGGGTGTAATCTCGATTGCTGCAATTGCATTTGGGCCGAATTTGGTTGAGGCGATAAAAGCTGCATATAATGATGTAATAGCAGAATTAGGTGGAGTTGCAATACCAGATTAA
- a CDS encoding Tex family protein encodes MTETAQQIVLDLVKAELNQFRPAQIEKVLQLLEEGNTVPFIARYRKEATGSLDEVEIREIEERHQYATNLHKRKEEVIRIIEEQGKLTPKLRADIERADKMQRVEDLYRPYKQKRRTKAAIAREKGLEPLAEWLLSGPTSGSVEEKAKEFLNDEMELLTIEDVLAGAHEIIAEIVSDEPAYREHIREFTRKNGQVVSTVKDAESDEKGVFEMYYDFSQGVATAVPHRILAMNRGEKTGILKVAIAVDEEKIFAYLAKKVVKNPNSIAGPYVKAAYEDSYRRFIGPSIERELRNELTEAADAQAIDVFGDNLRNLLLQPPLKGKVVLGLDPAYRTGCKLAIVDETGKVLAKSVIYPHKPANQEKRAAAGPTFRKMLSDYKVEMVAIGNGTASRESELFVSEQIKQVPDTVYYAIVNEAGASVYSASDIAREEFPDFQVEERSAVSIARRLQDPLAELVKIDPKSVGVGQYQHDVSQKQLGERLDFVVETAVNQVGVNLNTASAPLLQHVAGLNKTIANNIVAFREENGAFDSRQQLKKVPRLGPKAFEQSVGFMRIANGKNILDNTDIHPESYPAAKEVLALAGLSLKDIGTEQAREALGALDRTKAREATGLGKETLQDIIAGLTKPGRDPRDDIAQPLLRQDVLSMEDLKPGMELQGTVRNVVDFGAFVDIGVKQDGMVHISKLSNRFVKHPSDVVAVGDIVTVWVDNVDTNKGRVALTMLPQK; translated from the coding sequence ATGACAGAAACAGCACAACAAATCGTTTTGGACTTGGTGAAAGCCGAGCTGAACCAGTTCAGACCCGCACAGATCGAAAAAGTACTGCAATTATTGGAAGAGGGCAACACCGTCCCGTTCATCGCGCGCTACCGGAAGGAAGCGACAGGATCGCTCGATGAGGTCGAAATCCGCGAAATCGAAGAGCGCCACCAGTACGCAACAAATCTACATAAACGCAAGGAAGAAGTCATCCGCATCATCGAGGAACAAGGCAAACTGACGCCGAAACTGCGCGCCGACATCGAACGCGCCGATAAGATGCAGCGCGTCGAAGACCTGTACCGTCCCTATAAACAAAAGCGCCGCACGAAAGCAGCCATCGCCCGCGAAAAAGGGCTGGAGCCTCTAGCGGAATGGCTATTGAGCGGACCGACAAGCGGATCCGTCGAGGAAAAGGCGAAAGAATTCCTGAACGATGAAATGGAACTTCTTACTATAGAAGACGTTTTGGCTGGAGCCCACGAAATCATCGCCGAAATCGTCAGCGACGAACCGGCTTACCGCGAACACATCCGCGAGTTCACGCGCAAAAACGGCCAGGTCGTCAGCACGGTGAAGGATGCCGAGAGCGACGAAAAGGGCGTCTTTGAGATGTACTACGATTTTTCCCAAGGTGTGGCCACGGCCGTACCGCATCGCATCCTGGCCATGAACCGCGGCGAAAAAACCGGCATCCTGAAGGTTGCGATCGCGGTCGATGAGGAGAAAATCTTCGCTTACTTGGCGAAAAAGGTAGTGAAGAACCCGAACAGCATTGCCGGACCATACGTGAAAGCCGCCTATGAAGACAGCTACCGCCGATTCATCGGACCCTCCATCGAACGCGAATTGCGCAATGAATTGACCGAAGCCGCTGATGCTCAAGCGATCGATGTCTTCGGCGACAACCTGCGCAACCTGTTGCTGCAGCCGCCGTTGAAAGGCAAGGTTGTGCTCGGTCTGGACCCTGCGTACCGCACCGGCTGCAAACTGGCGATTGTCGATGAGACAGGTAAGGTATTGGCGAAGAGCGTCATTTACCCGCATAAACCGGCCAACCAGGAAAAACGCGCCGCTGCCGGCCCAACTTTCCGCAAAATGCTGTCGGACTACAAAGTGGAGATGGTCGCCATCGGGAACGGAACCGCCAGCCGCGAATCCGAGCTGTTCGTCTCCGAGCAGATCAAACAAGTGCCGGATACGGTCTATTACGCCATCGTCAATGAAGCGGGGGCGTCGGTCTATTCCGCCAGCGATATCGCCCGTGAGGAATTCCCGGATTTCCAAGTCGAGGAACGCAGTGCCGTCAGCATCGCCCGCCGCCTGCAGGATCCGCTTGCCGAACTGGTGAAGATCGATCCGAAATCAGTCGGTGTCGGCCAGTACCAGCATGACGTTTCCCAGAAACAGTTGGGCGAACGCTTGGACTTTGTCGTCGAAACCGCCGTCAACCAAGTCGGCGTCAACCTGAACACAGCCAGTGCGCCGTTATTGCAGCACGTCGCCGGCCTGAACAAAACGATCGCGAACAACATCGTCGCTTTCCGCGAAGAGAACGGCGCCTTCGACAGCCGCCAACAATTGAAGAAAGTCCCGCGCCTCGGCCCGAAAGCCTTCGAACAATCAGTCGGCTTCATGCGCATCGCCAACGGTAAGAACATCCTCGACAATACCGACATCCATCCGGAATCCTATCCGGCCGCCAAAGAAGTGTTGGCACTGGCTGGGCTCAGCCTGAAGGATATTGGCACCGAACAAGCTCGAGAAGCATTGGGAGCTTTAGATCGCACTAAAGCCCGTGAAGCGACCGGCCTCGGCAAGGAAACGCTGCAGGACATCATCGCCGGCCTGACCAAACCGGGCCGCGATCCGCGCGACGACATCGCGCAACCATTGCTGCGCCAAGATGTGCTCTCGATGGAAGACCTGAAACCGGGTATGGAACTGCAAGGAACCGTCCGCAATGTCGTTGACTTCGGCGCCTTCGTCGACATCGGCGTTAAACAAGACGGCATGGTCCATATCTCAAAACTCAGCAACCGCTTCGTCAAGCATCCATCCGATGTGGTCGCGGTCGGCGACATCGTGACCGTTTGGGTCGATAATGTCGACACGAACAAAGGCCGGGTTGCCCTGACGATGCTGCCGCAAAAATAA
- a CDS encoding metallophosphoesterase family protein, translating into MKDEVFVVGDVHGEITMLKKLLEMWDSEKQQLIFIGDLGDRGENSRACFLLAKELVEKYGAIYLKGNHEAILLNFIAEPEEYAGNYFLNGGLGSLESFLHEHINEEYSPTEIAMMMKHYYKDLLAFLAELPVYHEWEQYIFVHAGVDLGKKDWHDSSEEDFLWIREPFHKKKNRTGKTIVFGHTPTFYLHGDNDRSDLWISDGKIGIDGGAVYGGSLHGVVFDKNGMKEDYIVQKR; encoded by the coding sequence GTGAAAGACGAAGTGTTTGTGGTGGGCGATGTCCACGGGGAGATCACAATGCTGAAGAAATTATTGGAAATGTGGGATTCGGAGAAACAACAGCTGATATTTATCGGCGATCTGGGGGACCGCGGTGAAAATTCGAGAGCTTGTTTTCTGCTGGCGAAGGAACTGGTGGAGAAGTACGGTGCCATCTATCTGAAGGGCAATCATGAGGCCATTTTGCTGAATTTCATTGCGGAGCCGGAGGAATACGCCGGCAATTATTTCCTGAACGGCGGGTTGGGTTCGCTGGAAAGCTTTCTGCATGAGCACATCAACGAGGAGTATTCGCCTACCGAAATCGCGATGATGATGAAACATTACTACAAGGATCTGCTCGCTTTTTTGGCGGAGCTGCCAGTGTATCATGAATGGGAACAGTACATTTTCGTCCATGCCGGCGTCGATCTGGGCAAAAAGGATTGGCACGACAGCTCCGAAGAGGACTTCCTCTGGATCCGCGAACCGTTCCACAAAAAGAAGAACCGCACCGGCAAAACGATCGTGTTCGGGCATACCCCGACCTTTTACCTGCACGGCGACAACGACCGTTCGGATCTTTGGATTTCGGACGGCAAGATCGGCATCGATGGCGGAGCCGTCTACGGCGGATCGCTGCACGGCGTCGTGTTTGATAAAAACGGAATGAAAGAAGATTACATTGTACAAAAAAGATGA
- a CDS encoding TetR/AcrR family transcriptional regulator, producing MLNESNSKSARRTKHLFKDALMRLLETESFACISVKDIVETADYNRTTFYNHYYDKFDLLDDITQELLDGFTESVRNSFKSYPLTQRKSMNASDITIFDYVYQNRRAISLCLQNDVQKRLILKSLDTIHQTLIETWTPIVHLTEKQISTDARIFTYTLAGTIQGWMEEKFVTPPDEVRAAFVNYHNQKP from the coding sequence ATGTTAAATGAATCAAACAGCAAAAGTGCGCGGCGAACGAAGCACTTATTCAAGGATGCATTGATGCGGTTATTGGAAACGGAAAGTTTCGCTTGCATCTCCGTAAAAGACATAGTGGAAACCGCCGATTATAACCGAACGACTTTTTATAATCATTATTATGATAAGTTCGATCTGCTCGATGATATAACCCAGGAACTGTTGGATGGGTTCACTGAATCCGTAAGAAACAGTTTCAAAAGCTATCCTCTGACTCAAAGAAAATCAATGAACGCCTCTGATATTACTATTTTCGATTATGTCTATCAAAATCGGCGGGCCATTTCGTTATGCTTGCAAAATGACGTTCAAAAAAGGCTCATTCTCAAAAGTTTGGATACGATCCATCAGACTTTGATAGAAACCTGGACTCCAATCGTTCATTTAACAGAGAAACAAATTTCTACCGATGCGCGGATATTCACTTACACCCTGGCTGGCACGATTCAAGGATGGATGGAAGAAAAGTTCGTGACTCCTCCAGATGAAGTTAGAGCAGCATTCGTAAACTACCATAATCAAAAACCATGA
- the cpaB gene encoding Flp pilus assembly protein CpaB yields MKTKKRIWIITGILALLTTGMIYLYLKQVEASAQENQVEMSEVVVALTDIPSHVKVTEDMLAIKEIPSEAVHADTYTAIADVVGGTTTTELIAGEQVLAERIVATDEEAELSYRIPETMRAITVATSEVDGVGGYVMAGDKLDILVSYTPSQGAQVAYTQLQNVEVLERGPNADTADSSASGVPTSLTLLVTPAQAEVIAFGSLNGTIYFTLRNPVDTAWQDLSGYGTDNFDSWRER; encoded by the coding sequence ATGAAGACAAAAAAAAGGATTTGGATCATTACAGGCATCTTGGCGTTGCTCACAACCGGAATGATTTATCTCTATCTGAAGCAAGTTGAAGCATCCGCCCAAGAGAATCAAGTCGAAATGAGCGAAGTTGTTGTGGCACTCACTGATATTCCGTCACATGTGAAGGTCACTGAGGATATGCTGGCAATCAAAGAAATCCCGAGCGAAGCGGTGCATGCCGACACGTATACAGCGATCGCTGATGTGGTGGGAGGAACGACAACAACAGAATTGATTGCCGGCGAACAAGTTTTGGCAGAACGGATCGTTGCAACGGATGAAGAAGCGGAACTTTCCTACCGCATTCCGGAAACCATGCGTGCAATCACGGTGGCAACCAGTGAAGTTGATGGTGTCGGGGGCTATGTGATGGCTGGTGATAAGCTGGATATTCTCGTGAGCTATACGCCTTCGCAAGGTGCGCAAGTCGCTTATACCCAACTGCAGAATGTCGAAGTGTTGGAACGAGGTCCTAACGCCGATACGGCGGACAGTTCCGCTTCAGGCGTACCTACTTCATTGACGTTGTTGGTGACGCCCGCACAAGCGGAAGTCATTGCCTTTGGTAGCCTGAACGGTACCATCTACTTTACATTGCGCAATCCGGTCGATACTGCTTGGCAGGATCTGAGCGGCTACGGAACGGATAACTTTGATTCTTGGAGAGAGCGGTGA
- a CDS encoding prepilin peptidase, translating to MATANNALLLMLVAASGFFDLKERKIPNKITFTGILIGLIFNLITGGWLGLFQGVVGMFVGLAIFFLPFVMGGMGAGDVKLMGAIGALMGWKFSVMTALYSAIVGGVMVVIHLAYTGKLRETLKKMLYALINLLLQFFIRLGYSETVYKAHEKFSKNGQDYKKIYIPYGVAIAGGAVLVLIAYKQGFPIF from the coding sequence ATGGCTACCGCAAATAATGCACTGTTACTGATGCTTGTCGCGGCATCAGGATTTTTTGATTTAAAAGAGCGAAAAATTCCGAATAAAATCACTTTTACGGGCATCCTTATCGGCCTAATATTCAATCTGATTACGGGAGGTTGGTTGGGGCTATTTCAGGGTGTCGTCGGTATGTTCGTGGGGTTGGCCATCTTTTTCTTGCCGTTTGTCATGGGCGGGATGGGAGCCGGGGACGTCAAATTGATGGGTGCCATCGGCGCGTTGATGGGCTGGAAGTTCTCGGTTATGACTGCACTATATTCGGCAATCGTTGGAGGAGTTATGGTTGTAATTCATCTGGCCTATACAGGCAAGCTCCGCGAGACACTGAAGAAAATGCTATACGCATTGATAAATCTGCTTCTTCAGTTCTTCATACGTTTAGGATACAGCGAAACGGTTTATAAGGCGCACGAAAAGTTCTCGAAAAATGGACAAGACTACAAAAAAATATATATCCCTTATGGTGTAGCAATTGCAGGCGGAGCCGTTCTGGTGCTGATTGCTTATAAACAAGGCTTTCCCATTTTTTGA
- a CDS encoding SprT family protein, translating to MNEQELQQLVEHISITIFRKPFRHRASFNRRLKTTGGRYHLGSHDLDFNPLVLELHGAEELEKVVKHELCHYHLHLEGRGYQHRDADFRRLLKESGGSRFVKDLRQAGIVAPPKWLYSCSACGQMYPRKRRIDLKKYVCGKCKGKLRLSIE from the coding sequence ATGAACGAACAAGAACTGCAGCAGTTGGTGGAACACATTTCGATTACCATTTTCCGGAAACCGTTCCGCCACCGCGCCAGTTTCAACCGCCGACTCAAGACGACAGGCGGACGCTACCACCTGGGAAGCCACGATTTGGATTTCAACCCATTAGTGTTGGAACTTCATGGGGCAGAGGAACTGGAAAAAGTTGTGAAGCACGAACTCTGCCATTACCACTTGCATCTGGAAGGCCGGGGATACCAGCATAGGGATGCCGACTTCCGGAGGCTGCTGAAAGAGAGCGGAGGGAGCCGGTTCGTAAAGGACCTGCGCCAAGCCGGAATTGTTGCGCCGCCGAAATGGCTGTACAGTTGCAGTGCCTGCGGACAGATGTATCCGAGGAAAAGAAGGATCGATCTGAAGAAATATGTCTGTGGGAAGTGCAAGGGGAAACTGCGATTAAGCATTGAATAA